The DNA sequence TTCCCGCCAGCGAGAAGCGGGTGATCGCATCGACGTATCCCGGGAGGAGAGCTCTTGTGTGTGGAGTGGGTTCTCCAAGTTCCTGCAACACATGACGCTCGTGGGTATAGACGAGGCACATTCCGGAGACGCTATTCACAACTGTCGAGATCGCGGCTTCGTGTAGTGCTCCCTTGGTCAGTCCGCGAATGATTCTACGGAGATCATCCCGGATTGGCTTGATGATTGCCTGGACCAGTTCCCGGAGAATGGGGCTTGGGTCCGCGGCCTCGTGTGTAAGTATCCGGACGAGGCCCGGTGCATCGTCGCTGCGTGCGATGAGCGCTTCAAGCACACCTTGCACCCACATTTCCAGCTGTCTCTCATAAGATAGATGCTCTCCTGATTGCGTGTTCACTAACTGAGCGAGCTTCTTATGCCCATTCACGACAACCTCCCTATAAAGGCCGACTTTATCACCGAAATAATAGCGGATCGCTGCGATGTTTGCGCCCGCATCCCTGCAGATGGTTCTTACGCTACTCCTCCTAAAGCCTTGCAACGCGAATTGCTGGGTTGCGGACGCAATGAGGCGTTCCCTCACTTCCTGTGCTTGCCCAGAAGAG is a window from the Opitutaceae bacterium genome containing:
- a CDS encoding CerR family C-terminal domain-containing protein; translation: MWVQGVLEALIARSDDAPGLVRILTHEAADPSPILRELVQAIIKPIRDDLRRIIRGLTKGALHEAAISTVVNSVSGMCLVYTHERHVLQELGEPTPHTRALLPGYVDAITRFSLAGIRDLVASSESQPTRSVDARSSSPRPVHTKKSGARLATATSAKKKRENS